A single Ciona intestinalis unplaced genomic scaffold, KH HT000037.2, whole genome shotgun sequence DNA region contains:
- the LOC100185927 gene encoding calsyntenin-1-like isoform X2 — translation MQIYSLFSKNGVLHTQQVIGATSSPKLIEVSVVAYDCGGRKSVVPSTISILINPVCEAQWTGFEKRVEVSPNVAGVVPLIINPTLTTCLPQSNVISIEVTVSMDINDVEKITGCDRNTYLLHEESNLCDESDRKLIELLPSTTVSGEDMIQPNINNRVQPVIKKVENNSERIYEFDGSTQAVLVTNNQLLESLNNLNLSSTFSISFKMFLDPTSNMTGNRKATVLCKSDSAGLSRHHFSVYVEHCRVMVLLRQEEGSHGVLKPAEWHWKLTNKNGCKGIWYDILINVDFPNVTLIANGEQLIPYLIADDYPLHSTPHPPQWVIGAAYEGRTSSVTQFFHGKLSNIMIYVGKMENTQVFMCANRCKEGIKSNDKGQREFERGSTFTVAANTEDDIISKIKSLVYFNEEQFPKPGERKMNIETSLSCSDNTSMCPTIPTFQMYVMVLPMEDPVITITGYGSIARAGSDLLKTSTGVLLFKEITVMTKVSNNPQTTDMPIEQNLDRCEIKQTRKDEGFGKFKVRARHLMRKRKMYLEKLSDGIAIQGAQSLAIYEQVLRSIIYRNERALFCKEITFTLACSGLGGRFHSNVYHLTLTVLHTNVRLTPYHEPTSSTNTVLLKQDMPILPAALVATDTKDVGTLESEDSDGKTSVTTLVLAIGGCLVLVGLLIVPAMLHTQLSGSKPIDADNDHEVASLDEIGKEINDGDLDWDDSAMTITVNPLEDENNQQLSEDDFSELEEDVVMVGIATSKKENPQRRNAEDFYEWDN, via the exons ATGCAAATTTATTCTCTATTTTCCAAAAACG gaGTCTTACACACACAGCAAGTAATTGGTGCTACAAGTTCTCCAAAATTAATAGAAGTATCTGTGGTTGCGTATGATTGTGGAGGTAGAAAGTCTGTTGTTCCATCAACAATATCTATTTTAATCAATCCAGTGTGTGAAGCACAATGGACTG GTTTTGAAAAACGTGTTGAAGTGTCGCCCAATGTAGCGGGTGTGGTTCCACTTATTATCAATCCAACCCTTACAACATGTTTGCCACAATCTAATGTGATTTCCATTGAAGTAACTGTTAGTATGGACATTAATGACGTTGAAAAGATAACCGGATGTGACAGAAATACTTACCTCTTACATGAGGAGAGCAATCTATGTG atgAATCGGACAGAAAACTGATTGAACTTTTGCCAAGCACAACTGTGTCTGGAGAAGATATGATTCAGCCTAACATTAACAATAGAGTTCAACCTGTTATAAAG AAAGTTGAAAACAACTCGGAGAGGATTTATGAATTCGACGGAAGCACACAGGCGGTTTTAGTGACAAATAATCAACTACTCGAGTCTCTAAACAACCTTAATCTTTCCTCAACTTTCtccatttcatttaaaatgttcctCGATCCCACAAGTAACATGACAGGAAATAGAAAGGCAACTGTCTTGTGCAAATCCGATAGTGCAG gttTAAGTAGGCATCACTTCTCGGTGTACGTAGAACATTGTCGGGTTATGGTGTTGCTGAGACAAGAAGAAGGTTCACATGGTGTGCTGAAACCAGCAGAATGGCATTGGAAGCTTACTAATAAAAAC gGCTGTAAAGGGATTTGGTATGACATTCTTATCAACGTCGACTTTCCTAATGTTACATTGATTGCGAACGGTGAACAACTCATTCCATACTTAATAGCAGACGACTATCCACTTCATTCAACACCCCACCCACCACAATGGGTTATTGGAGCTGCATATGAAG GTCGCACATCAAGTGTTACTCAGTTCTTTCATGGAAAATTATCAAATATCATGATTTATGTTGGGAAGATGGAAAACACACAAGTGTTCATGTGTGCAAACAGGTGCAAGGAAGGAATTAAATCCAATGATAAAGGACAGCGTGAA tttgaaaGAGGATCCACGTTCACTGTAGCTGCTAATACAGaggatgacatcatcagcaaGATCAAATCTCTGGTGTATTTTAATGAGGAACAATTTCCAAAGCCAGGGGAACGAAAGATGAATATTGAAACTAGTTTGAG CTGTTCCGACAACACATCGATGTGTCCCACCATCCCAACCTTCCAAATGTACGTTATGGTTCTTCCCATGGAAGACCCGGTGATAACCATAACTGGTTATGGAAGTATCGCCAGAGCAGGATCCGATCTTTTAAAAACGTCAACCGGTGTACTTTTGTTTAAGGAGATTACAGTGATGACGAAAGTGTCTAACAACCCACAAACCACAG ACATGCCAATAGAGCAAAACCTCGATCGTTGTGAAATAAAGCAAACCCGTAAAGACGAAGGATTTGGGAAGTTTAAAGTTCGTGCCCGTCATTTGATGAGGAAAAGAAAAATGTATTTGGAGAAGCTAAGTGACGGAATTGCCATACaag gtGCGCAAAGCCTGGCCATTTACGAGCAAGTTCTGCGTAGCATTATCTACAGGAACGAACGCGCGCTTTTCTGCAAAGAAATAACGTTCACCCTCGCTTGTTCTGGACTTGGAGGCCGTTTCCATAGCAACGTTTACCACCTGAca CTAACAGTCTTACATACAAATGTTCGATTAACACCATACCACGAACCGACATCAAGCACCAACACAGTGTTGCTCAAACAAGATATGCCGATTTTACCGGCAGCACTTGTGGCTACAGATACAAAAGATGTGGGAACATTGGAAAGTGAAGACAGTGACG GTAAAACTTCCGTAACAACTCTTGTGCTCGCAATCGGCGGTTGTCTTGTCTTGGTTGGCCTGTTGATTGTCCCAGCCATGCTGCACACTCAGTTAAGTGGAAGCAAACCTATTGATGCGGACAATGATCATGAAGTTGCGTCGTTGGACGAGATAGGGAAAGAAATAAACGATGGGGATTTAGATTGGGATGACTCGGCCATGACTATAACTGTCAACCCTCTAGAG GatgaaaataatcaacaaCTCAGTGAAGATGATTTCTCAGAGTTGGAGGAAGATGTCGTGATGGTTGGCATAGCAACctcgaaaaaagaaaatcctCAACGACGAAATGCGGAAGATTTTTATGAATGGGATAACtaa
- the LOC100185927 gene encoding calsyntenin-1-like isoform X1: protein MQIYSLFSKNGVLHTQQVIGATSSPKLIEVSVVAYDCGGRKSVVPSTISILINPVCEAQWTGFEKRVEVSPNVAGVVPLIINPTLTTCLPQSNVISIEVTVSMDINDVEKITGCDRNTYLLHEESNLCDESDRKLIELLPSTTVSGEDMIQPNINNRVQPVIKKVENNSERIYEFDGSTQAVLVTNNQLLESLNNLNLSSTFSISFKMFLDPTSNMTGNRKATVLCKSDSAGLSRHHFSVYVEHCRVMVLLRQEEGSHGVLKPAEWHWKLTNKNGCKGIWYDILINVDFPNVTLIANGEQLIPYLIADDYPLHSTPHPPQWVIGAAYEGRTSSVTQFFHGKLSNIMIYVGKMENTQVFMCANRCKEGIKSNDKGQREFERGSTFTVAANTEDDIISKIKSLVYFNEEQFPKPGERKMNIETSLSCSDNTSMCPTIPTFQMYVMVLPMEDPVITITGYGSIARAGSDLLKTSTGVLLFKEITVMTKVSNNPQTTDMPIEQNLDRCEIKQTRKDEGFGKFKVRARHLMRKRKMYLEKLSDGIAIQGAQSLAIYEQVLRSIIYRNERALFCKEITFTLACSGLGGRFHSNVYHLTLTVLHTNVRLTPYHEPTSSTNTVLLKQDMPILPAALVATDTKDVGTLESEDSDAGKTSVTTLVLAIGGCLVLVGLLIVPAMLHTQLSGSKPIDADNDHEVASLDEIGKEINDGDLDWDDSAMTITVNPLEDENNQQLSEDDFSELEEDVVMVGIATSKKENPQRRNAEDFYEWDN, encoded by the exons ATGCAAATTTATTCTCTATTTTCCAAAAACG gaGTCTTACACACACAGCAAGTAATTGGTGCTACAAGTTCTCCAAAATTAATAGAAGTATCTGTGGTTGCGTATGATTGTGGAGGTAGAAAGTCTGTTGTTCCATCAACAATATCTATTTTAATCAATCCAGTGTGTGAAGCACAATGGACTG GTTTTGAAAAACGTGTTGAAGTGTCGCCCAATGTAGCGGGTGTGGTTCCACTTATTATCAATCCAACCCTTACAACATGTTTGCCACAATCTAATGTGATTTCCATTGAAGTAACTGTTAGTATGGACATTAATGACGTTGAAAAGATAACCGGATGTGACAGAAATACTTACCTCTTACATGAGGAGAGCAATCTATGTG atgAATCGGACAGAAAACTGATTGAACTTTTGCCAAGCACAACTGTGTCTGGAGAAGATATGATTCAGCCTAACATTAACAATAGAGTTCAACCTGTTATAAAG AAAGTTGAAAACAACTCGGAGAGGATTTATGAATTCGACGGAAGCACACAGGCGGTTTTAGTGACAAATAATCAACTACTCGAGTCTCTAAACAACCTTAATCTTTCCTCAACTTTCtccatttcatttaaaatgttcctCGATCCCACAAGTAACATGACAGGAAATAGAAAGGCAACTGTCTTGTGCAAATCCGATAGTGCAG gttTAAGTAGGCATCACTTCTCGGTGTACGTAGAACATTGTCGGGTTATGGTGTTGCTGAGACAAGAAGAAGGTTCACATGGTGTGCTGAAACCAGCAGAATGGCATTGGAAGCTTACTAATAAAAAC gGCTGTAAAGGGATTTGGTATGACATTCTTATCAACGTCGACTTTCCTAATGTTACATTGATTGCGAACGGTGAACAACTCATTCCATACTTAATAGCAGACGACTATCCACTTCATTCAACACCCCACCCACCACAATGGGTTATTGGAGCTGCATATGAAG GTCGCACATCAAGTGTTACTCAGTTCTTTCATGGAAAATTATCAAATATCATGATTTATGTTGGGAAGATGGAAAACACACAAGTGTTCATGTGTGCAAACAGGTGCAAGGAAGGAATTAAATCCAATGATAAAGGACAGCGTGAA tttgaaaGAGGATCCACGTTCACTGTAGCTGCTAATACAGaggatgacatcatcagcaaGATCAAATCTCTGGTGTATTTTAATGAGGAACAATTTCCAAAGCCAGGGGAACGAAAGATGAATATTGAAACTAGTTTGAG CTGTTCCGACAACACATCGATGTGTCCCACCATCCCAACCTTCCAAATGTACGTTATGGTTCTTCCCATGGAAGACCCGGTGATAACCATAACTGGTTATGGAAGTATCGCCAGAGCAGGATCCGATCTTTTAAAAACGTCAACCGGTGTACTTTTGTTTAAGGAGATTACAGTGATGACGAAAGTGTCTAACAACCCACAAACCACAG ACATGCCAATAGAGCAAAACCTCGATCGTTGTGAAATAAAGCAAACCCGTAAAGACGAAGGATTTGGGAAGTTTAAAGTTCGTGCCCGTCATTTGATGAGGAAAAGAAAAATGTATTTGGAGAAGCTAAGTGACGGAATTGCCATACaag gtGCGCAAAGCCTGGCCATTTACGAGCAAGTTCTGCGTAGCATTATCTACAGGAACGAACGCGCGCTTTTCTGCAAAGAAATAACGTTCACCCTCGCTTGTTCTGGACTTGGAGGCCGTTTCCATAGCAACGTTTACCACCTGAca CTAACAGTCTTACATACAAATGTTCGATTAACACCATACCACGAACCGACATCAAGCACCAACACAGTGTTGCTCAAACAAGATATGCCGATTTTACCGGCAGCACTTGTGGCTACAGATACAAAAGATGTGGGAACATTGGAAAGTGAAGACAGTGACG CAGGTAAAACTTCCGTAACAACTCTTGTGCTCGCAATCGGCGGTTGTCTTGTCTTGGTTGGCCTGTTGATTGTCCCAGCCATGCTGCACACTCAGTTAAGTGGAAGCAAACCTATTGATGCGGACAATGATCATGAAGTTGCGTCGTTGGACGAGATAGGGAAAGAAATAAACGATGGGGATTTAGATTGGGATGACTCGGCCATGACTATAACTGTCAACCCTCTAGAG GatgaaaataatcaacaaCTCAGTGAAGATGATTTCTCAGAGTTGGAGGAAGATGTCGTGATGGTTGGCATAGCAACctcgaaaaaagaaaatcctCAACGACGAAATGCGGAAGATTTTTATGAATGGGATAACtaa
- the LOC108950182 gene encoding calsyntenin-1-like, with protein sequence MNLRQYTIGLIILCSVLCGSSSKHKSQNRHRPKMEGQFFGSIAEDTYVVEIHPPLVAIDKDAPRVPGLICEYRLHNLPENNGEEIPFMVNVVDRRTGDGEIVLKPNWNFLDCENRTEYSYLISAHDCGVGQTSEGNYKSQRSSTK encoded by the exons ATGAATCTAAGACAATATACCATTGGTCTGATTATCTTATGTTCGGTATTATGTGGAAGTTCTTCCAAACATAAGA GTCAAAATCGTCATCGTCCTAAAATGGAAGGCCAGTTTTTTGGATCAATTGCTGAAGACACTTATGTGGTTGAGATTCATCCACCTCTTGTTGCAATTGACAAAGATGCTCCAAGAGTTCCAG GTCTTATTTGTGAATATCGTTTACACAACTTGCCTGAGAACAATGGAGAAGAAATTCCATTCATGGTTAATGTGGTTGACCGGCGTACTGGGGATGGTGAAATTGTTTTGAAACCAAACTGGAATTTCCTTGATTGCGAAAATCGAACTGAATATTCATATTTGATATCGGCGCATGATTGTGGTGTTGGTCAGACTAGTGAAGGGAATTACAAATCTCAACGTAGCTCAACCaagtaa
- the LOC100185888 gene encoding uncharacterized protein LOC100185888, translating into MINIMDKHHDNISPDEQKEYIHVQVSNPTIHNTHDEGRFTTYQVTLKTNSLSFGLKYSVVDRRYSDFTWLRRALARTCDVKPPSLPFPGIIGTFRKRYLEERQQILTDFLQKVVRQTVFLSNTALHLFLQTRLGKKEMDAMLKDARRRGCMDCIRKAVSLYGAVRPYVSDTQPPEIISESLSTCSVGSCQEYSDSDEFNSSFCSTNNDRVIGHNNNTKLDENDWVIVCTTPSEEDLQNKHLIESTAYTNVTWLSPRGIDNLGGRKELVLTRRIQSDQIDISSRNYSGVDITQSNSLGTLTNCQSRLDAFRRSSSENALHNKLNRHSARRSRANNPKVVNTGNPTDCSSSPPQENATKDNSLYSTPEETFQHCRTSNTNLVGNNLTEVQIHYSSDDKNQNADPVHNLDPISEPVKNDQPDSAQSEVKAFINKESKAAERQISSKVFRSFSAPKQHRQSTYFPRTSSLDSCLGNRSQCIKVTEPKLFGTDGRYKHQILV; encoded by the exons ATGATTAACATAATGGACAAGCATCATGATAATATATCTCCTGATGAACAAAAG gaGTACATCCATGTTCAAGTATCCAACCCCACCATTCACAACACGCACGACGAAGGCAGATTCACCACTTACCAAGTTACACTAAAA ACAAACAGTTTGTCATTCGGCTTAAAGTATTCAGTTGTTGATCGACGATACTCAGATTTCACTTGGCTGCGTCGTGCTTTGGCTCGTACATGTGACGT AAAACCACCAAGTTTGCCATTTCCTGGAATCATCGGAACGTTTAGAAAGCGTTATCTCGAAGAAAGGCAACAAATTCTAACCGATTTTTTACAGAA GGTTGTGCGACAAACAGTGTTTCTTTCTAACACTGCCCTCCACTTGTTTCTGCAAACACGACTGGGGAAAAAGGAAATGGATGCGATGCTTAAAGATGCTCGTAGAAGAGGATGCATGGACTGCATCAGAAAAGCAGTGTCTTTGTACGGAGCCGTTCGCCCTTATGTTTCGGACACGCAACCTCCTGAAATTATTTCAGAATCTCTTTCCACTTGTTCAGTAGGAAGTTGTCAAGAATATTCGGACAGCGATGAGTTTAACTCAAGTTTCTGCAGCACTAACAACGACCGGGTAATCGGTCACAATAATAATACTAAGTTAGACGAAAATGACTGGGTAATCGTCTGTACAACACCATCCGAGGAAGAtctgcaaaacaaacatttgatTGAGTCTACAGCATACACAAACGTTACTTGGTTGTCCCCACGCGGCATCGATAACTTGGGAGGAAGGAAAGAACTTGTCCTAACACGTCGGATTCAATCTGATCAAATTGACATTTCGTCAAGGAACTATAGTGGTGTCGACATAACTCAGTCCAACAGCTTAGGAACGTTGACCAACTGTCAAAGTAGACTAGACGCTTTTCGGAGGTCGTCATCCGAAAACGCACTGCATAATAAACTCAACCGGCATTCTGCCCGCAGATCAAGAGCAAACAATCCAAAAGTGGTTAACACTGGTAACCCGACAGATTGTTCATCATCCCCGCCTCAAGAAAACGCCACCAAAGACAACAGTTTATATTCCACTCCAGAAGAAACTTTCCAACATTGCCGAACATCGAACACAAACTTGGTGGGAAACAATTTAACCGAAGTCCAAATTCATTATTCAAGTGatgataaaaatcaaaatgctGATCCTGTACATAACTTGGATCCAATCAGCGAACCTGTAAAGAACGACCAGCCTGATTCAGCCCAGTCTGAGGTTAAAGCATTCATAAATAAAGAATCAAAAGCCGCGGAAAGGCAAATCAGTTCGAAAGTTTTTCGAAGTTTCTCCGCACCAAAGCAACACAGACAATCCACGTATTTTCCTCGTACCAGTTCTCTGGATTCGTGTCTGGGTAACCGCTCACAGTGTATAAAAGTTACCGAACCAAAGCTTTTTGGTACAGATGGTCGATATAAACACCAGATTCTCGTTTAG